Genomic segment of Salvia splendens isolate huo1 chromosome 12, SspV2, whole genome shotgun sequence:
ACCACCATCCCAAACTCAACCGCATTCCTCTGCCGCATCGCCGCCCACCGACCAATCCACTCCTCCCACGAAACTCCACCACTCCCACGGCGCAAAATCATCACCACATTCGTCACATCCTTAGCTCTGGCCCTGCAACTCCAGCcccccgccgccgtcgcccagAGCTGGGGCACGCGCTCCTTTCTCTGGGAGAAGTACTTTGAGCCCGGGCTGTCCCCCGAGGACGCGGTGGCCCGGATCCGGCAGACGGCCGagggcctccacgacctccgcggCATGCTCGAGAGCATGTCGTGGAGGTACGTCATTTTCTACATTCGAGTTAAACAATCTTATCTCTCTAAGGACATGCCCACGGCCATGGAAATGGTGCCCGAAATTCAAAGAAAGTCGTATGTCGAAAAAGCTAATGAGTTGGTGGATAACATGGCTGAGGTATGTCTTCATTCggatcaatttcattttttattagcaAGAAGTTTGATTAAGATCCCACTTTTATCACAATTTGGCGACCTTGTTAGGTTAATTAATGTGCATATTTTGGATTAATCAATTA
This window contains:
- the LOC121759703 gene encoding photosynthetic NDH subunit of lumenal location 2, chloroplastic-like, which translates into the protein MATTIPNSTAFLCRIAAHRPIHSSHETPPLPRRKIITTFVTSLALALQLQPPAAVAQSWGTRSFLWEKYFEPGLSPEDAVARIRQTAEGLHDLRGMLESMSWRYVIFYIRVKQSYLSKDMPTAMEMVPEIQRKSYVEKANELVDNMAEFDYYVRTPKVYESYVYYEKTLKSIDDLVAFLA